In Pseudomonas sp. HR96, the DNA window TGAACTACGTGCTCAACCATATCTTCATCGAGGGCCTGTTCGGCCTGCCGAAGATGGGCCTGGTAGGCATCGGCCTGGTCACCGCCATCGTCGCCAACGGCATGGCCCTGGGGCTGGCCTGGCACATTGGCCGGCACCGTGCCTACGCGGCCTACCCGATCCGCCACGGCCTGCTGCGCCCCTCGCTGAGCGCCTTGCGCGAGCTGTGGCGGCTGGGCCTGCCGATAGGTGGCACCTACGCCGTGGAAGTCGGCCTGTTCGCGTTCGCTGCGCTGTGCATGGGCACCATGGGCAGCACCCAGCTGGCGGCGCACCAGGTCGCCCTGCAGATCGTTTCGGTGGCGTTCATGGTGCCCGCCGGCCTGTCCTACGCGGTGACCATGCGCATCGGCAAGCACTATGGCGCCGGCAACCTGCTGGCGGCGCGCCTGGCCGGGCGGGTCGGCATCGCTTTCGGCGGGGCGGCGATGTTCGCCTTTGCCGCGTTGTTCTGGCTGGGCGCCCATCGGCTGGTGACGCTGTTCCTGGACGCCGGCGACCCGGCCTTTGCTCCGGTCATCCAGCTGGCCGTCAGCCTGCTGGCGGTGGCTGCCTGGTTCGAGCTGTTCGACGGCGTGCAGACCATCGCCATGGGCGCCATTCGCGGCCTCAAGGATGCTCGCACCACCTTTGTGGTGGGGCTGGTGTGCTATTGGGTGATCGGCGCGCCCACCGCCTGGCTGTTGGCGTTTCGCTTCGAGCAGGGCGCGGTAGGCGTCTGGTGGGGCCTGGCGCTGGGCCTGGCCTGTGCGGCGGTGACCCTGACCCTGGCCTTCGAATGGCGGGTGCGGCGCATGCAGCGGCGCGAGGCGCTCAGGCTTGCAACACCTGCAGGCCCGATGCCCCCTGCAGGCGCAGCACCAGCTCGGCGAAAGGCAAAGGCTTGCTGATGAGGTAACCCTGGATCTGGTCGCAGCCGTAGCTGCGCAGCAAGGCCAGCTGGGCGTTGGTTTCCACCCCTTCGGCGACCACCTCCAGGCTCAGGTTGTGCGCCAGGTTGACCATGGCGTGCACCAGCTTGCGGTTTTCCTCGCGGCCCTCCATGCCGGCGACGAAGCTCTTGTCGATCTTCAGCAAGGCGATCGGCAGGTTGTTCAGGTGCACGAACGAGGAAAAACCGGTGCCGAAGTCGTCGAGGGAAAACCGCACCCCCAGGTGGCCCAGGGCGTCCATGGTCTGCTTGACCAGCTCGTTGCGGCGCATCACCGCCGTTTCGGTCAGCTCGAACTCCAGCCAGCGCGCATCCACGCCGCGCTCGGCGATCAACCGGCTCAGGGTCGGCAACAACTGGCTGTCGTGGAACTGGCGAAAGGACAGGTTGATGGCCATGTGCAGCGGGTCGATGCCCAGCTCGCGCAGCGCCTGCATGTCGCGCAGCGCCCGCGAGATCACCCAGTAGCCCAGCGGCACGATCAGCCCGCTCTGCTCGGCCAGCGGCACGAACTCGCTGGGCGGCAGCAGGCCGCGCTCGGCATGGCGCCAGCGCACCAGCGCTTCGAGGCCGACGATGTGGCCGTCGTGCAGGTCGAGCCGCGGCTGGTAATGCAGCTCCAGCTCGTCGCGGCGCAGGGCCCGGCGCAGTTCGCCTTCCAGGTCGACCAGGCTGCGCGCGTCACTGTTCAGGCGCTCGTTGAACACATGAAAGGTGCAGCCCTGGATGCTCTTGGCCTGCTGCATGGCAATGTGCGCGTGCCACATCAACGGGTCGGCGCCGGCCTGGCTGCGCGCATGGGCGATGCCCAGGCTGCAGCCCAGCAGCAGGCTCTCGCCGTCGATCCAGTAGGGTTCGGCCATGGCTTCGACGATGCGCTCGGCCAGGGCCTCGGCATGCAGCGGGTCGCGACGGGTGTCGATCAGCAAGGCAAATTCGTCGCTGCCCAGCCGGGCGATCTGGTCAGCGCTTTCCAGCTGCGCCTTGAGGCGCCCGACCACCTGCAGGATCAAGCGGTCGCCGGCCTGGTGGCCGAGGGCGTCGTTGGCGTAACGGAAGTTGTCGAGGTCCAGGTGGCCCAGCGCCACGCCGCGCCCGTCGTGCTCGTCGAGGCGGGCGGCCAGCAGGGCCTGGAAGCCTTGGCGGTTGGCGATACCGGTCAGTGGATCTTGCTCGGCCAGGCGCTGCAGGGTGGTTTCCAGCACCCCGCGCTCGCGCACATGGCGCAGGCAGCGGCGCAGGCTGTCGGCACTCAGGTGGTCGCGCACCAGCCAGTCGCTGACTCCCAGCGGCGGCTCCTGGGGCTCCTGGTCGAGCAGCAGGACCATCGGCAGGCTGCACAAGGCGGCGCTCGGCTGCAACGCCGCCGTAGTCAACAGCAGGCTGTTGCGGCTGTCGTCCAGGTGCTGGCTGAGGGCCTCCCAGTTGTTCTCCACCACCAGCTCCAGCTTGCTGCCCATGGCCGCCAGGCACACGCGCACCGCCATCGCCCATTGCGGCTCCTGGGCCAGCAACAGCAAACGCACGGGGTCGGCAGGCTTGGTCACGAGAACTCCTTGATGCATCTTTGCGTGGAGGGCGGCCCACTTGTGCAGGCCGTCGAAACCTTTAAAGAGTAATGAGTTTCAATCGCATCTTACTCGAGTGCGGCACCATACACGCAAACGAGTGGTACATCCTGCTCGAAAGTGCGCAAAGCGGCAATCTTGTTGCTAGCACACACCGACAGGCAGACGGTCGCGGCAGAATCCGTCGAGCCTGTTAAAATGCGCGACCTTTTCGCCAGCGAATCCCGTTTCCGTCATGTCCCGACTCAACCCCCGGCAGCAAGAAGCCGTGAACTACGTCGGCGGCCCTCTTTTGGTGCTCGCCGGTGCCGGCTCCGGCAAAACCAGCGTAATCACCCGCAAGATCGCGCACCTGATCCAGAACTGCGGCATCCGCGCCCAGTACATCGTCGCCATGACCTTCACCAACAAGGCGGCGCGCGAGATGAAAGAGCGTGTCGGCACCCTGCTGCGCGCCGGCGAGGGGCGCGGCCTGACGGTGTCGACCTTCCACAACCTGGGCCTGAACATCATCCGCAAGGAACACACGCGGCTGGGCTACAAACCGGGGTTCTCGATCTTCGACGAAACCGACGTCAAGGCGCTGATGGCCGACATCATGCAGAAGGAGTACTCCGGCGACGACGGCGTAGACGAAATCAAGAACATGATCGGCGCCTGGAAGAACGACCTGGTGCTGCCGCCCGAGGCGCTGGAAAATGCCCGCAACCCCAAGGAACAGACCGCCGCCATCGTCTACACCCACTACCAGCGCACGCTCAAGGCGTATAACGCGGTGGACTTTGACGATTTGATTCTGCAACCGGTGAAGTTGTTCCAGGAACATCCCGACATTCTCGAGAAATGGCAGAATCGCGTGCGTTACCTGTTGGTGGACGAATATCAGGACACCAACGCCAGCCAGTACCTGCTGGTGAAACTGCTGATCGGTACGCGTTGCCAATTCACGGTGGTGGGCGACGATGACCAGTCGATCTACGCCTGGCGTGGCGCGCGCCCGGAAAACCTCATGCTGCTCAAGGACGACTATCCCTCCTTGAAAGTGGTGATGCTGGAGCAGAACTACCGTTCCACCAGCCGCATCCTGCGCTGTGCCAACGTGCTGATCTCCAACAACCCCCATGCCTTCGAAAAGCAGCTGTGGAGCGAGATGGGCCACGGCGACGAGATCCGCGTGATCCGCTGCAAGAACGAAGACGCCGAGGCCGAGCGGGTGGCCATCGAGATCCTCACCCTGCACCTGCGCACCGACCGCCCGTACAGCGATTTCGCCATCCTCTACCGCGGCAACTACCAGGCCAAGCTGATGGAGCTCAAGCTGCAGCACCACCAGGTGCCCTATCGCCTGTCGGGCGGCAACAGCTTCTTCGGCCGCCAGGAAGTGAAAGACCTGATGGCCTACTTCCGCCTGCTGGTGAATCCGGACGACGACAACGCCTTCCTGCGGGTGATCAACGTGCCGCGCCGCGAGATCGGCTCCACCACCCTGGAGAAGCTTGGCAACTACGCCACCGAGCGCAAGGTATCGATGTACGCCGCCACCGACGAGATCGGCCTCGGCGAGCACTTGGACAGCCGTTTCACCGACCGCCTGCAGCGCTTCAAGCGCTGGATGGACAAGGTCCGCGAGAAGGTCGCTGGCGACGACCCGATCATGTCGCTGCGCGAGATGGTCAGCGACATCGACTACGAAAACTGGATTCGCACCAACAGTTCCAGCGACAAGGCCGCCGACTATCGCATCGGCAACGTCTGGTTTCTCATCGACGCGTTGAAGAACACCCTCGAAAAAGATGAAGAGGGCAACATGACCATCGAGGAAGCCATCGGTAAACTGGTGCTGCGTGACATGCTCGAGCGTCAGCAGGAAGAAGAGGACGGCGCCGAAGGCGTGCAGATGATGACCCTGCATGCCTCCAAGGGCCTGGAATTTCCCTACGTGTTCATCATGGGCATGGAGGAGGAGATCCTCCCTCACCGTTCCAGCATCGAGGCCGATACCATCGAGGAAGAGCGGCGCCTGGCCTACGTCGGCATCACCCGGGCGCGGCAGACCCTGGCCTTCACCTTTGCCGCCAAGCGCAAGCAGTACGGCGAGATCATCGACTGCTCACCCAGCCGCTTTCTCGACGAACTGCCGCCTGACGACCTGGCCTGGGAAGGCAACGACGACACCCCGGTGGAGGTCAAGGCGGTACGCGGCAACACGGCACTGGCAGACATCCGCGCCATGCTCAAGCGCTGATTCATTACCCTATTTCAACAAGATGCCCCGGCCAGGCGCCGGGGCTTATGCGTAGACCGAGGAACCGCTGTGGAAGCACTGCACAAGAAGATTCGCGAAGAAGGCATCGTGCTTTCCGAACAGGTATTGAAGGTCGACGCCTTCCTCAACCACCAGATCGACCCGGTGTTGATGCAGCAGATCGGCGACGAGTTCGCCCGCCTGTTCGGCGACTGCGGCGTGTCGAAGATCGTCACCATCGAAGCTTCCGGCATTGCCCCGGCGGTGATGACCGGCCTCAAGCTTGGCGTGCCGGTGATTTTCGCGCGCAAGCACCAGTCGCTGACCCTGACCGAGAACCTGCTGACCGCCAGCGTCTACTCGTTCACCAAGCAGACCGAAAGCACTGTGGCCATTTCGCCGCGGCACCTGAACAGCAGTGATCGGGTGCTGATCATCGACGACTTCCTGGCCAACGGCAAAGCCTCCCAGGCGCTGATCTCGATCATCAAGCAGGCCGGCGCAACGGTGGCCGGGCTGGGCATCGTCATCGAAAAATCCTTCCAGGGCGGCCGCGCCGAGCTGGATGCCCAGGGCTATCACGTCGAGTCGCTGGCTCGGGTGAAATCGCTGGCAGGCGGGCAGGTGACGTTCGTCGAGTGAAGCGTTTGGCGTCTATCCCGTAGGACCGAGCTTGCCCGGGAAGGCAGTTGCTGCGAGGCCCTTTCCGTACAAGCCCGGTCCTACAGGGAAGGCTCATGCCGTTGAGTCGCCTGCAACGCCGCCAGCAGCAGCCGCTGGTACAACTCTTCGCGCAACCCCTGCGGCTGGGCCAGCTCCATGCGCAGCAGCTGCGCCGGGTACAGCTCGGCCGACGGCGCATCCAGCGCCGCCTTGCCCAGGTCGAACAGCTCGCTGAGCTTGAACTTGCTCTTGAGCCAGTTCAGCGCGCGCAACAGATCACGCTCCTCCAGGCTGAAATCGCAACCCAGCGGGTACTCGACGAACAAGGTCGGGTGGCGCCCGGCGATTACCTGCAGCACCTGCGGCGTGTTGTCGGCAAAGCGCGGGTCGAGCTTGAAGTCGCGCGGCAGTTTGCCGGCCGCCTGCGCCTGGCCGATCAAACCGTGCTGAAAGCGCGAATCGCTGATGTTGATCAAGGCTTCGACGACTTGGGCGTCGGTCTTGCCGCGCAGGTCGGCGATGCCGTACTCGGTCACCACAATGTCGCGCAGATGGCGCGGGATGGTGCAGTGGCCGTAGTCCCAGACGATGTTGGAAGTCACCACCCCGGCGCTCTCGCGCCAACTGCGCAGGATCAACAGCGAGCGCGCGCCCTGCAGCGCATGCCCCTGGGCCACGAAGTTGTACTGCCCGCCGACGCCGCTGAGCACTCGGCCGTCTTGCAGTTGATCGGAAACCGCCGCGCCCAGTAGGGTGACGGTGAACGCGGTATTGACGAAGCGGGCGTCGCGACGTTGCAGACGCTTGAGCGCTTCATCGCCATACAGCTCGTTGATGTAGCTGATGGCGCACATGTCGAAGGCCCGGCGCGCCGCTAGCGGCATCTCGTTGAGCCGCTGGTAGAAGCTCTGCGGGCCGAGGAAGAACCCGCCATGGATGCACACCCCATCCACCTCGGCGGCTTCATCGAGGATGCCGGCATTGGCCGCAGCCTGGCGGCCGATGTCCGGGTACACCTTGCGCCGCACCACCCCGGCATCGGCCAGCACCAGCAGGCCGTTGACCAGCATTTCGCTGCACCCGTACAGGCCTGCGGCAAACGGCTCGACCCCGCCTTCGCGGGCGATCAGTTCCTTCCAGGGCAGCAGGTCCATTTCTTCGAGCAGCGCGCGATAGCCCGGGTTGTCGGCCTGACGCGCCAGCAAGGCGGCGCTCAGGGCGTCGCCCATCGAGCCGATGCCGATCTGCAGGGTGCCACCATCGCGGATCAGGCTGCTGGCGTGCAGGCCGATGAAATGGTCCTGGACACTGACCGGCATGTTCGGCGTGGCGAACAGCCGCGTGGTTTCCGGCTCGTCGAGCAGCAGGTCGAACACCTCGCGGGGCACCTCGCTGCTGCCGGGCATATAGGGCAACTCGGTATGGACCTGGCCGAGCACGAGAATGGTCTCGCCGGCGGCGCGGCGTTCGGCCAGCAGCGGCAGCAGGTCCAGGGTGATGTCGGGGTTGCAGCTCAGGCTCAGCCGGTCGGGCTGGCTCGGGTCGGCAGCCACCAGCTGTGCCACCAGGTTCAGGCCCTTGGCGTTGATGTCGCGGGCGACGTGGCTGTAGTTGCTGCTGACATAGCTCTGCTGCGCGCTGTGACTGCCCAGCAGGCTGCCGGGCTGCATGAAGAACTGCTCCACGCGCACGTTGGCGGGCAGGCTGTCGGCGCGCAGGTCGGCGAGGTAATCGAGCTCCAGGGTGTCGCCGAACACTCGCTGCACGAAGGGCTCGAGAAAGCGCCGGTGCAGGCCATCGCCCAGGGCGGGGCGGCCCAGGCTCAGGGCGGTGTAGAGGGTCAGCTGGCGTTCGGGCAATTGCTTGATCCGGGCGTATAGCGCATTGACGAAGCGGTTGGGCTTGCCCAGCCCCAGTGGCATGCCCAGGTGAATGTGGGCAGGCAGGCGGGCCAGCACCTCTTCAACGGCGCGGTCGATCGAGCAGGTTTGCGGCATCGAGATCATCCTGAAAGCTGTGCAGTGAAAGTAGGACCTTGCTGCCCCGGATTCACTCCTCATGGCGATATTATTTCAGCAGGTTTCTACAGCTAGGCAGGGTAGCGCTTGCGCAGGAAACTGGCGCCCTACTCGCCATTTTCTGCGCAACAATGCCGTATCAGGAAGCCACCATGAAGCTCACGACCCGCCTCGCCATCGCCACCGACGCCCAAGCCATTTCCACCCTGCTGCTCGCCAATGCGGCGGCCAAGGGTGGCGCGCTCTACGGCGACTGGTCCCTGGCAGTGGTACGCGCCTGGATTGCCAGCGACGCCTGCGTGGTGCTGGCCTTCGAAGGCGACAACCTGGCCGGGGTGCTGTTCACCGATCACCCGGGAGCGGCGGCGGCGCCACCGGTGCTGGCCGCCCTGCAAGTATGGCCGGCCAAGCCGGGCAGCTACATCTACGGCCCGGTATGCGTGGCCGAGGCGTACCGCGGCCAGGGCATCTTCGAGCTGCTGCTCAACCGCCTGGCGCTGACCATGAAAGGCCGCGAGGGGGTGCTCTTCATTGCCCGGGACAACAAGCGCTCCCTGCGTGCCCACCAGCGCATGGGCATGCAGGAGCGCGCCTCGTTCGAGCTCGAAGGCAAGGCCTATGCGGTGCTGACCTACAACGGCGCGCGCACGCCGGCCTGAGCACCGGGCCTAGAAGTTCGCCGGAGTGGCCGCACTGATCAGCCGGGCCGGGGCTTCGAACGGATTGCGAAAGCGATGCGGCTTGGAGCTCTCGAAGTAGTAGCTGTCGCCGGCTTCGAGGACGAAGGTTTCAAGCCCCACCACCAGCTCCAGCTTGCCCTCGACCAGAATGCCGGTTTCCTCACCTTCGTGGGTGAGCATCTCCTCGCCGGTGTCAGCGCCCGGCGGGTAGATCTCGTTGAGAAAGGCGATGGCCCGGCTCGGGTGCGCCTTGCCGACCAGCTTCATGGTCACCGCGCCGTCGGAGATGTCGATCAGCTCGTGGGCCTTGTAGACGATCTGCGTGGGGTTTTCCGGCTGCAATTCTTCGGAAAAGAATTCCACCATGGACATTGGAATGCCGCCCAGCACCTTGCGCAATGAGCTGATCGAGGGGCTCACGCTGTTTTTCTCGATCATCGAGATGGTGCTGTTGGTAACGCCCGCGCGTTTGGCGAGCTCACGCTGGGACAAACCCTTGAGTTTGCGAATGGCTTGCAGTCGGTCACCGACGTCCAATGATGGAGTCCTCCGGGCATTCAAGTGAATGTGAATCGAAGGTTTATCATGGCAACAGTGTTCGATATTTACAACAAGCGACAATTTCAGTCGCAAGCTCAGGCTCAGGAATAGATCAAGGGCACCCGGCGCAGGTTGCAGAAGATCTGGTACGGGATGGTGCCTGCCGCCTGGGCCACGTCGCTGGCCAGAATGTGCTTGCCCCACAGCTCCACCGGGCTGCCGACCCCGGCCTGGGGCACGTCGGTCAGGTCGATGCACAGCATGTCCATCGACACCCGGCCCAGCAGCTGGCTGCGCTGCCCTGCCACCAGCACCGGGGTGCCGGTGGGCGCCAGGCGCGGATAGCCGTCGGCATAGCCCATGGCGACCACACCGATGCGGCTGGGCCGCTGGGTCACGAACCTGGCGCCATAACCCACGGGCTCGCCGGCGGCCAGTTCCTGCACGCAGATGACCTTGGACTCCAGGGTCATTACCGGCTGTAACAAGGCGGCCTGAGCCTGTGATTCTTCGAAGGGGGTGGCGCCATACAGCATGATGCCCGGGCGTACCCAGTCGCTGGGCACCTGCGGCCAGCCAAGCACGGCCGGTGAGTTGCGCAGGCTGACCTCGCCCTCGAGACCTTGTCGGGCCGACTGGAACACGGCCACCTGATCGGTACTGGCAGAACAGTCCAGCTC includes these proteins:
- a CDS encoding cupin domain-containing protein, with the protein product MDVGDRLQAIRKLKGLSQRELAKRAGVTNSTISMIEKNSVSPSISSLRKVLGGIPMSMVEFFSEELQPENPTQIVYKAHELIDISDGAVTMKLVGKAHPSRAIAFLNEIYPPGADTGEEMLTHEGEETGILVEGKLELVVGLETFVLEAGDSYYFESSKPHRFRNPFEAPARLISAATPANF
- the rep gene encoding DNA helicase Rep — its product is MSRLNPRQQEAVNYVGGPLLVLAGAGSGKTSVITRKIAHLIQNCGIRAQYIVAMTFTNKAAREMKERVGTLLRAGEGRGLTVSTFHNLGLNIIRKEHTRLGYKPGFSIFDETDVKALMADIMQKEYSGDDGVDEIKNMIGAWKNDLVLPPEALENARNPKEQTAAIVYTHYQRTLKAYNAVDFDDLILQPVKLFQEHPDILEKWQNRVRYLLVDEYQDTNASQYLLVKLLIGTRCQFTVVGDDDQSIYAWRGARPENLMLLKDDYPSLKVVMLEQNYRSTSRILRCANVLISNNPHAFEKQLWSEMGHGDEIRVIRCKNEDAEAERVAIEILTLHLRTDRPYSDFAILYRGNYQAKLMELKLQHHQVPYRLSGGNSFFGRQEVKDLMAYFRLLVNPDDDNAFLRVINVPRREIGSTTLEKLGNYATERKVSMYAATDEIGLGEHLDSRFTDRLQRFKRWMDKVREKVAGDDPIMSLREMVSDIDYENWIRTNSSSDKAADYRIGNVWFLIDALKNTLEKDEEGNMTIEEAIGKLVLRDMLERQQEEEDGAEGVQMMTLHASKGLEFPYVFIMGMEEEILPHRSSIEADTIEEERRLAYVGITRARQTLAFTFAAKRKQYGEIIDCSPSRFLDELPPDDLAWEGNDDTPVEVKAVRGNTALADIRAMLKR
- a CDS encoding xanthine phosphoribosyltransferase; translation: MEALHKKIREEGIVLSEQVLKVDAFLNHQIDPVLMQQIGDEFARLFGDCGVSKIVTIEASGIAPAVMTGLKLGVPVIFARKHQSLTLTENLLTASVYSFTKQTESTVAISPRHLNSSDRVLIIDDFLANGKASQALISIIKQAGATVAGLGIVIEKSFQGGRAELDAQGYHVESLARVKSLAGGQVTFVE
- a CDS encoding NorM family multidrug efflux MATE transporter, coding for MHANARTELRALLRLAGPLIASQLAHMLMVLTDTLMMARLSPQALAGGGLGAASYSFVSIFCIGVMAAVGTLVSIRQGAGDIKGAARLTQAGLWLAWMLALAAALLLWNLSPLLLLFGQHPDNVQAASQFLALLPLALPGYLSFFALRGFSSAIGRSSPIMVISLCGTALNYVLNHIFIEGLFGLPKMGLVGIGLVTAIVANGMALGLAWHIGRHRAYAAYPIRHGLLRPSLSALRELWRLGLPIGGTYAVEVGLFAFAALCMGTMGSTQLAAHQVALQIVSVAFMVPAGLSYAVTMRIGKHYGAGNLLAARLAGRVGIAFGGAAMFAFAALFWLGAHRLVTLFLDAGDPAFAPVIQLAVSLLAVAAWFELFDGVQTIAMGAIRGLKDARTTFVVGLVCYWVIGAPTAWLLAFRFEQGAVGVWWGLALGLACAAVTLTLAFEWRVRRMQRREALRLATPAGPMPPAGAAPARRKAKAC
- a CDS encoding putative bifunctional diguanylate cyclase/phosphodiesterase, which codes for MAVRVCLAAMGSKLELVVENNWEALSQHLDDSRNSLLLTTAALQPSAALCSLPMVLLLDQEPQEPPLGVSDWLVRDHLSADSLRRCLRHVRERGVLETTLQRLAEQDPLTGIANRQGFQALLAARLDEHDGRGVALGHLDLDNFRYANDALGHQAGDRLILQVVGRLKAQLESADQIARLGSDEFALLIDTRRDPLHAEALAERIVEAMAEPYWIDGESLLLGCSLGIAHARSQAGADPLMWHAHIAMQQAKSIQGCTFHVFNERLNSDARSLVDLEGELRRALRRDELELHYQPRLDLHDGHIVGLEALVRWRHAERGLLPPSEFVPLAEQSGLIVPLGYWVISRALRDMQALRELGIDPLHMAINLSFRQFHDSQLLPTLSRLIAERGVDARWLEFELTETAVMRRNELVKQTMDALGHLGVRFSLDDFGTGFSSFVHLNNLPIALLKIDKSFVAGMEGREENRKLVHAMVNLAHNLSLEVVAEGVETNAQLALLRSYGCDQIQGYLISKPLPFAELVLRLQGASGLQVLQA
- the alr gene encoding alanine racemase, producing MRPARALIDLQALRHNYRLARELSGARALAVLKADAYGHGAVRCAQALQAEADGFAVACIEEALELRAAGVRAPILLLEGFFEADELALIVEHDLWCAVHSLWQIEAIERTAVGKPLNLWLKLDSGMHRVGLQPHDYRPAYQRLQASGKVGRIVLMSHFARADELDCSASTDQVAVFQSARQGLEGEVSLRNSPAVLGWPQVPSDWVRPGIMLYGATPFEESQAQAALLQPVMTLESKVICVQELAAGEPVGYGARFVTQRPSRIGVVAMGYADGYPRLAPTGTPVLVAGQRSQLLGRVSMDMLCIDLTDVPQAGVGSPVELWGKHILASDVAQAAGTIPYQIFCNLRRVPLIYS
- a CDS encoding GNAT family N-acetyltransferase, which produces MKLTTRLAIATDAQAISTLLLANAAAKGGALYGDWSLAVVRAWIASDACVVLAFEGDNLAGVLFTDHPGAAAAPPVLAALQVWPAKPGSYIYGPVCVAEAYRGQGIFELLLNRLALTMKGREGVLFIARDNKRSLRAHQRMGMQERASFELEGKAYAVLTYNGARTPA
- a CDS encoding acetyl-CoA hydrolase/transferase C-terminal domain-containing protein → MPQTCSIDRAVEEVLARLPAHIHLGMPLGLGKPNRFVNALYARIKQLPERQLTLYTALSLGRPALGDGLHRRFLEPFVQRVFGDTLELDYLADLRADSLPANVRVEQFFMQPGSLLGSHSAQQSYVSSNYSHVARDINAKGLNLVAQLVAADPSQPDRLSLSCNPDITLDLLPLLAERRAAGETILVLGQVHTELPYMPGSSEVPREVFDLLLDEPETTRLFATPNMPVSVQDHFIGLHASSLIRDGGTLQIGIGSMGDALSAALLARQADNPGYRALLEEMDLLPWKELIAREGGVEPFAAGLYGCSEMLVNGLLVLADAGVVRRKVYPDIGRQAAANAGILDEAAEVDGVCIHGGFFLGPQSFYQRLNEMPLAARRAFDMCAISYINELYGDEALKRLQRRDARFVNTAFTVTLLGAAVSDQLQDGRVLSGVGGQYNFVAQGHALQGARSLLILRSWRESAGVVTSNIVWDYGHCTIPRHLRDIVVTEYGIADLRGKTDAQVVEALINISDSRFQHGLIGQAQAAGKLPRDFKLDPRFADNTPQVLQVIAGRHPTLFVEYPLGCDFSLEERDLLRALNWLKSKFKLSELFDLGKAALDAPSAELYPAQLLRMELAQPQGLREELYQRLLLAALQATQRHEPSL